In Streptomyces liangshanensis, the DNA window CGAGGGTCCGTCGAGGCGCTCAGCTGTCGTTGAGGCGTCCCAGCCGTCCCAGCCGTGCCAGCCGTCTCAGGCGTCGATACGGGACCGGTCCAGCGTCGCCGCCGAGCTGGTGATGAACTCCTTGCGGGGCGCGACCTCGTTGCCCATCAGGAGGTCGAAGACCTGCTCGGACGATTCGAGGTCCCCGATGTTGATCCGCCGCAGCGTGCGGTGGCGGGGGTCCATCGTGGTCTCGGCCAGCTGGTCGGCGTCCATCTCGCCGAGGCCCTTGTAGCGCTGGATGGAGTCCTTGTACCGGATGTTCTTGCGCTGGAACTGGGCCATCGTCTCGCGCAGCTCGTTGTCCGAGTACGTGTACACGTACTTGTCCTGGCCCTTCTTGGGCTGGACCAGCTCGATCCGGTGCAGCGGCGGCACGGCGGCGAAGACCCGGCCCGCCTCCACCATCGGCCGCATGTACCGCTGGAAGAGCGTCAGCAGCAGGCAGCGGATGTGCGCGCCGTCGACGTCGGCGTCCACGAGGAGCACGATCTTGCCGTAGCGGGCCGAGTCGATGTCGAAGGTCCGCCCGGAACCCGCTCCTATGACCTGGATGATCGCCCCGCACTCGGCGTTCTTGAGCATGTCCGAGACCGACGACTTCTGGACGTTGAGGATCTTGCCCCGGATCGGCAGGAGCGCCTGGAACTCACTGTTCCGGGCGAGCTTCGCCGTACCCAGCGCGGAGTCCCCCTCCACGATGAACAGCTCGCTGCGGTCCACGTCGTCGCTGCGGCAGTCGGCCAGCTTCGCGGGCAGCGAGGAGGACTCCAGCGCCGTCTTCCTGCGCTGCGCCTCCTTGTGCTGGCGGGCCGCGATGCGCGTACGGGCCGCCGCGACGGCCTTCTCCAGGACGGCCCGCGCCTGCGCCTTGGCGTCGCGCTTCGTGGACGTCAGGAACTCCTTGAGCTCCTTGGCGATCACGTTGGCGACGATCCGGTTGGCCGCGGACGTCCCGAGGATCTCCTTCGTCTGGCCCTCGAACTGCGGCTCCGCGAGCCGTACGGTCACGACGGCGGTGAGGCCTTCCAGGGCGTCGTCCTTGACGATGTCGTCCTCGGCGACGCGCAGCAGCTTCGCCGAGCGCAGCACCTCGTTGACCGTCCTGGTGAGGGACCGCTCGAAGCCGCTCACGTGGGTGCCGCCCTTGGGGGTGGCGATGATGTTCACGTACGAGCGGATCGTGGAGTCGTACCCCGTACCCCAGCGCAGGGCGACGTCGACGCCCAGCTCGCGGGTCACCTCGGTGGGCGTCATGTGGCCGCGGTCGTCCAGGACGGGCACGGTCTCCTTGAAGGTGCCCGAGCCGGTCAGCCGCAGCACGTCGCAGACGGCCTTGTCCTGCGCCAGGTACTCGCAGAACTCGCTGATGCCGCCGTCGAAGCGGAACGTCTCCTCAACCGTGCCGCCGCCCTCGCTCTCGCCGGCCGCCCGCTCGTCCCTGACGACGATGGTGAGCCCGGGGACGAGGAAGGCGGTCTGGCGGGCGCGCTGGTGCAGGTGCTCCAGGGAGAGCTTGGCGTCCTTGAGGAAGATCTGCCGGTCCGCCCAGTACCTCACCCGGGTGCCGGTACGGGTCCTGGGGACCCGCTTGCCCTTGAGGAGGCCGTTCGCCGGGTCGAAGGGCGCGTCGGGGCCCTGCTCGGTGAAGATGCCCGGGACACCGCGCCGGAAGCTGATGCCGTGCGTGGCGCCGTTGCGGTCCACCTCGACGTCGAGCCGGGCGGAGAGGGCGTTGACGACCGAGGCGCCGACGCCGTGCAGGCCGCCGGAGGCGGCGTACGAGCCGCCGCCGAACTTCCCGCCCGCGTGCAGCTTGGTCATCACGACCTCGACGCCGGAGAGGCCGGTCTTGGGCTCGACGTCGACCGGGATGCCCCGGCCGTTGTCCTTGACCTCGACGGAGCCGTCCTCGTGCAGGGTCACGTCGATGTGGTCGCAGTAGCCCCCCAGGGCCTCGTCCACCGAGTTGTCGATGATCTCCCAGAGGCAGTGCATCAGGCCCCGGCTGTCGGTCGACCCGATGTACATCCCGGGTCGCTTGCGGACCGCTTCGAGCCCCTCAAGGACGAGCAGGTGCCGCGCGGTGTAGTTGGAACCGTCACGGTCTGCGGTCAGCAGCGCACTGGACGGCACGGACGTATCGGCGGTCACGCGGTTCGCTCCTCGCTGAATTTGAGATGGGCCCAAGTGGGGTAAAGGCCCGGCGTCTGTCACCGGTCAGAGGGTACAGAGGCCTGGTAGAGCCGTTGTCACGCCACCCTCGCCCTTTTCTCATGCTAGTCGAAGGTCGCATAGGTGTTCGATCCCTCGATGGAGTGAAGCACACATCACGTTCCCATCCAGGCATGAACCATTTAGGCTCCGGGCACGTCCTCATCAACAACCGGCAAGCCGGCCGGGAGGGCTCCCCCACCTGTGACAAGCGACGTCAAGCAAACGCGAACTCCGTAGTGCGAAGCCCAGCGAGCAATACGGCACATTCGCCGCCAACCGCCAACACCCGACCACCACGAGAAGAAGTTTCGAGGAAAAGCCGCGAGCGGGAACGTTTTCGGCCTGGTTGGATGTTGACCCTGGTACGACAGCTCGTCGAGCTAGAGAAGAGGCGACGTGACTACTGTTCTGACCCCCGCGAGCCCGCTGACCGCGGCAGACCGCTGCGACCGGTGCGGCGCCCAGGCCTATCTGCGCGTTGTCCTGTCCAGCGGTGGTGAACTGCTCTTCTGCGCCCACCACGGACGTAAGTTCGAGCCGGAACTCAAGAAGATCGCCGCGGAAATACAGGATGAGACCGACCGACTGACGGCCGTCCCTGCCGTCCCCGGTGAAGAGGAACACTGACACCTCGCATCCACGACGAGCCAAGGGCCGGTCCTGACCGGCCGACGGGCGGCGTCCCTGCACAGAGCAGGGAGGCCGCCCGTTCTCGTCATCGCGGGGAGCACGCGGGGCGCCGGCGGAGCCGCCGGCGCCGTTTGTGCTGCCCGCGCCGTTTGTGCTGCCCGCACCCCGCGAAGACCCTCGCCGCCCGGACCACCCCCCGTGCCGCCCGGACCCTCAGCGCCGCCTGCCGGCCTTGGCCCGCAGGGCCTCCGCCACCGGCTGGACCGCCGTCGTGACCCGGGTGTAGACCCCGGGACTCTCGGCCCGCCCGCAGCCGCTGCCCCACGACACCAGCCCGACGAGCCGCCCACGGGCCACCAGCGGCCCGCCGCTGTCCCCCTGGCACGCGTCGTGCCCGCCGGCCGTGTCGCCCGCACAGAGCATCGTGGAGGCCTCGTAGCGGCCCCCTGAGCCTCCCGGGTAGGCCCGCTCGCAGGTCGCGTCCGGCAGGACCGTCACGGGCGCGGAGCGCAGCCCGTACGCGTAGCGCCCCTCCCCCGTGGTGTCACCCCAGCCGTAGACCGCCGCCGGGGTGCCCGGGGCGGCCTCCTCGCCGCCCGGTTCCACCGGCCGGATCACGTACGAGGCGGGCACCGCGTCCGCCAGCGTCAGGACCGCGAGGTCGGAGGCGTTGGTGGCCGGGTCGTACGCCGGGTCGACCAGGACCGACCGTACGGCGATCTCCCGCCCGTCCGACCCCAGCAGCCGCTCCCGTCCCACGACGACCCGGAGGTCCCGTACGGACTCGGGCGCCGCGCCGAGGACGGACCGGCTCATGCAGTGCGCCGCGGTCAGGACTTTTGTCGGCGCCACCACCACGCCTCCGCAGAACTGGCCCGCCCGCGTACCGCCGAAGCGGGTACGGCTGGACAGGGCCACGACCCACGGACTGTCCGCGATCCGTACCGCCTGGCCACCGATGACCACACGGTCCGCGGCGGCGGGCACGGGCGAGGCGAGCGGGAGCACGGCCCCCGCCGCGATCACGGCCAGTCCTCCGGTCAGCGCTCGGGCAAGAGGACGACGCATACAGGCTCCTGACTCTCCGGTGGACTCTGGTACACCCAGAGTCATCCCACCGGCCGAGTCTCGCACCCCCGGACCGCGCGAAGGCCCGGCCCCGGGGAGCACCATGTCTCCGCGGGTCCGGGCCTGTCGAACGATCGTGCGGTGGTACGCGTCCCAGGACCCGTACCGGCCAGGACGCGTCCTAGTCGAGGTAGTCGCGCAGGACCTGCGAACGCGACGGGTGGCGCAGCTTCGACATGGTCTTGGACTCGATCTGGCGGATGCGCTCGCGCGTCACGCCGTAGACCTTGCCGATCTCGTCCAGTGTCTTCGGCTGCCCGTCGGTGAGGCCGAAGCGCATGGACACGACGCCGGCCTCCCGCTCGGAGAGGGTGTCGAGCACCGAGTGCAACTGCTCCTGGAGGAGCGTGAAACTCACGGCGTCGGCCGGCACGACCGCCTCGGAGTCCTCGATGAGGTCCCCGAACTCGCTGTCGCCGTCCTCGCCCAGCGGAGTGTGCAGGGAGATCGGCTCGCGGCCGTACTTCTGGACCTCGATGACCTTCTCGGGGGTCATGTCGAGTTCCTTGGCCAGCTCCTCCGGGGTGGGCTCACGGCCCAGGTCCTGGAGCATCTGGCGCTGCACCCGCGCGAGCTTGTTGATGACCTCGACCATGTGCACCGGAATACGGATGGTGCGGGCCTGGTCGGCCATGGCGCGCGTGATCGCCTGGCGGATCCACCAGGTGGCGTACGTGGAGAACTTGTAGCCCTTGGTGTAGTCGAACTTCTCGACCGCGCGGATCAGACCGAGGTTGCCCTCCTGGATCAGGTCCAGGAAGAGCATGCCGCGGCCGGTGTAGCGCTTGGCCAGCGAGACCACCAGGCGGAGGTTGGCCTCCAGGAGGTGGTTCTTGGCGCGGCGCCCGTCCTCGGCGATGATCTCCAGCTCGCGCTTGAGCTTGGGGGCGAGCTTGTCGGCGTTGGCCAGCTTGTCCTCGGCGAAGAGACCGGCCTCGATGCGCTTGGCGAGCTCGACCTCCTGCTCGGCGTTGAGGAGCGGGACCTTGCCGATCTGCTTGAGGTAGTCCTTGACCGGGTCGGCGGTGGCACCGGCGACGGCGACCTGCTGCGCGGGCGCGTCGTCCTCGTCGTCGTCGGAGAGGACGAAGCCCTTGTTCTCGCCCTCGGTCTCCTCCTCCTCGCCCTTGCCGGCCACTACCTCTTCCGCCGACTCCTCGCCGTCGGCGTCGTCGGCGTCCTTCTTGGCGCTGGTCTTCTTGGCTGCCGTCTTCTTCACGGCGGCCTTCTTGGCGGTCGCCTTCTTGGCCACGGTCTTCTTCGCCGCGGCCTTCTTCGCGGGGGTGGCCGTGAGCTCGTCGGCGCCCGCGTCCACGGACTCGGCCGACGGGGTGGCGGTGGCGGCCGCGACGGTCTTCGTCGTGGTCGTCTTGGCGGCGACGGCCTTCGTGGTGGCGGTGCGCTTGACCGGGCTCTTCGCAGCGACGCTCTTGCGGGCGCGCTTCGGCGACTCCGCGGCACTGACCATCAGCGTCACACCCTCTTCCTCGAGGATCTGGTTGAGGCTGCGCAGAACATTCTTCCACTGGGTTGGCGGAATCTGGTCAGCGTCGAAGGCCCGACGCACGTCATCGCCGGCGATCTGCCCATCAGCCTTTCCCCGCTCGATGAGCGCCATCACAGACTCGGACTCGGCGATCTCCGGCGGGAGCGTACGGGATGTGCTGGCCGACACGAACAACCTCTCGGAACGATGGAAACGGCTTCCGGCCCCGCCCAGGATCGGGCCGGAGCCGACGACCGGCGGCTGGGGATGTCGCCGACGGCGCGGGCTAGGACCTCAGAGGTGAATACAGCGCCATGCGCGGCGGTCGTATTCCCTCCTCGGCTCTCACCTCTTAGGTCATCGCACGGTGCCGAGGAGTGTTACGCCCAATCCACGTGGCCCGAGTCACACCCCATTTGCGACAAGGTGGCCAGAAGGGGGTCTAAGACCCCACATTCGTGTCGCCGGACCCGGTGGGCCCGGCGACACACGACGCGTACATCCCCGTACGCCCTGACCCGAGCGGTGTTCAGTGCTCGCGCGGCGCCGGAACGACGCGCTCCACTTCCGGGTGGACCGTGAGCAGTTGGCGCATGGCCGCCTCGGCCGCGTTCGCGTCCCCGGCGGCGAGCGCCTCCAGGATGCGGCTGTGGTGGGTGACCGAGGCCTCGGTGGGCCGGTCGCACCCGGTGACCGGGGACCCGGAGACCTGGAGGGCGGCGGAGACGATGCCGGAGAGGTGCTCCAGCATGCGGTTGCCCGCGAGCTGGATCAGCAGGTTGTGGAATTCGGCGTCCGCCCGGGCGAACGTGATCGCGTCACCCTGCGCCAGGGCGTGGCCCATGATCTCCACCATGTCGGAGAGGCGCTGCTGCACGTCCTCCCGGC includes these proteins:
- a CDS encoding DNA gyrase/topoisomerase IV subunit B; its protein translation is MTADTSVPSSALLTADRDGSNYTARHLLVLEGLEAVRKRPGMYIGSTDSRGLMHCLWEIIDNSVDEALGGYCDHIDVTLHEDGSVEVKDNGRGIPVDVEPKTGLSGVEVVMTKLHAGGKFGGGSYAASGGLHGVGASVVNALSARLDVEVDRNGATHGISFRRGVPGIFTEQGPDAPFDPANGLLKGKRVPRTRTGTRVRYWADRQIFLKDAKLSLEHLHQRARQTAFLVPGLTIVVRDERAAGESEGGGTVEETFRFDGGISEFCEYLAQDKAVCDVLRLTGSGTFKETVPVLDDRGHMTPTEVTRELGVDVALRWGTGYDSTIRSYVNIIATPKGGTHVSGFERSLTRTVNEVLRSAKLLRVAEDDIVKDDALEGLTAVVTVRLAEPQFEGQTKEILGTSAANRIVANVIAKELKEFLTSTKRDAKAQARAVLEKAVAAARTRIAARQHKEAQRRKTALESSSLPAKLADCRSDDVDRSELFIVEGDSALGTAKLARNSEFQALLPIRGKILNVQKSSVSDMLKNAECGAIIQVIGAGSGRTFDIDSARYGKIVLLVDADVDGAHIRCLLLTLFQRYMRPMVEAGRVFAAVPPLHRIELVQPKKGQDKYVYTYSDNELRETMAQFQRKNIRYKDSIQRYKGLGEMDADQLAETTMDPRHRTLRRINIGDLESSEQVFDLLMGNEVAPRKEFITSSAATLDRSRIDA
- a CDS encoding RNA polymerase sigma factor, with translation MSASTSRTLPPEIAESESVMALIERGKADGQIAGDDVRRAFDADQIPPTQWKNVLRSLNQILEEEGVTLMVSAAESPKRARKSVAAKSPVKRTATTKAVAAKTTTTKTVAAATATPSAESVDAGADELTATPAKKAAAKKTVAKKATAKKAAVKKTAAKKTSAKKDADDADGEESAEEVVAGKGEEEETEGENKGFVLSDDDEDDAPAQQVAVAGATADPVKDYLKQIGKVPLLNAEQEVELAKRIEAGLFAEDKLANADKLAPKLKRELEIIAEDGRRAKNHLLEANLRLVVSLAKRYTGRGMLFLDLIQEGNLGLIRAVEKFDYTKGYKFSTYATWWIRQAITRAMADQARTIRIPVHMVEVINKLARVQRQMLQDLGREPTPEELAKELDMTPEKVIEVQKYGREPISLHTPLGEDGDSEFGDLIEDSEAVVPADAVSFTLLQEQLHSVLDTLSEREAGVVSMRFGLTDGQPKTLDEIGKVYGVTRERIRQIESKTMSKLRHPSRSQVLRDYLD
- a CDS encoding S1 family serine peptidase; translation: MRRPLARALTGGLAVIAAGAVLPLASPVPAAADRVVIGGQAVRIADSPWVVALSSRTRFGGTRAGQFCGGVVVAPTKVLTAAHCMSRSVLGAAPESVRDLRVVVGRERLLGSDGREIAVRSVLVDPAYDPATNASDLAVLTLADAVPASYVIRPVEPGGEEAAPGTPAAVYGWGDTTGEGRYAYGLRSAPVTVLPDATCERAYPGGSGGRYEASTMLCAGDTAGGHDACQGDSGGPLVARGRLVGLVSWGSGCGRAESPGVYTRVTTAVQPVAEALRAKAGRRR
- a CDS encoding DUF7455 domain-containing protein; this encodes MTTVLTPASPLTAADRCDRCGAQAYLRVVLSSGGELLFCAHHGRKFEPELKKIAAEIQDETDRLTAVPAVPGEEEH